The Hordeum vulgare subsp. vulgare chromosome 4H, MorexV3_pseudomolecules_assembly, whole genome shotgun sequence genomic interval GAGGTCTCTCGCAGGGTGCTCCCGTCCCATCCTCACTCTTCTCCGATGGTAATATCAGGTGAAGCGGAGGCGGTGGAGTAGCTTGGGTTAATCATGTGCATATTAGGGCTAGGTCCTTTTGTCCTCTTGTGTCATGTGCAACTGACAGGGGTAACGTCAgtgaatccctaaattggtttgatGTGTCCATGTTTGGAGGAAGCTTCAGTCTCGTTCTTGACTCCCGATGCCACCACAACGATGGATAAGGAGGAGGGAAGTGGCACATAGCTGGAGACCATGGAGCCCATGATTAAAGGTGAGGTCTCATAAGAAGCTTTGGTGGCAGTCGTCGATGGTCGGTCTTTCATGGCATAGCCTTTGATCCTTCTGGTCGAAGGGCGGCTAATACCATTCCTTTTGACTTGGCTACCTAAGGAGAGATAGTGTAGCTTCGGCTCAACATTTGTGATTTTATTTTCTCGGCGTGCGTTGCTAGTGGAAGGGGGGCTCGGCTTGGCTGCCTAAGGAAAGGCAGTGTAGCTTGGTCTCAATGTCTATGTTTTCTTTCTTTGGCGTGCACGCTGCTAAAGGGAAGCTATGGAGGTCCCATCGTCTCAAGCGGCATATCCCGAGTAACGGCAAGATTGCCGACGTGAAGAAGCTAATTTGGGTCGCTCACATCTTCTTCGATTATCTGAGGTCCTCTTCGCATAAGTCAAGGAGTTATCTCTAAACTCCATTTTTATTTGAGACCTAATGTAAACAAATCGGCTGTCACCGCTTCGGGGTCCTTCCAACCCCTTcgacaaagagaaaaagaaaacatgTGGCATTTATAtttgtttatttctttttatttgggaCCTAATATAAACTACCACGTATCGTCGGCTTCCCGGTCCTTCGAGTCCCAACCTTCGGAAAAAAAAAACTTATGACATTTATGTTTGTAcataaaattatttttatttaagaCTGACGTGTACCATCGCTTCCGGTTCTTCGAGATCCTTcctcaagaagaaaaagaagacgcGTGGCATTTATATTTGTATAAATATAACGGATTATTTTAATCCAAGCATTTATACCTTTCTTGGTATGCATTccttaaaataaaataaaccccAACAAGTTCCAACAAGCGGAACAAACTTCAGCATCAGCACGATTTTTGAAAAAGAAATTGAAAGAAATGGAAGCGGCCGGGGAGGACTCTGTAGCAGCCACCTCCCcgccgactcctcctcctccgccaccgccgccgccgccgccgtcgcctacCTCTAGGCCACCGGCcgtcacccaggcgcggccaatgGAGGCGCCGACGGGCCTGCACAGGCTGCGGGGCCCGTCCCCTATCGTGTGGGCCATGCGCAcccgcgtcgcgccgccgccgcggctCGCCGAGCCGATCTCCCGCCCGGTCTACCCTCCTCTGCCCCCGCCGCAGGCTCCTTTGCCGGAGAGGAGGCGCCGCGGGCGCCCCCGCAAGGTCGCCTGCCTGCCGCCACCGCCGGGGCTCGGGCCGCCGCCGGGGTTCGCGCCCTCGCCGGCTGCGCGGCCGGCCCCGGCGGCGACCGCCAACGGTGAGCCCTTCTCGCCCTGATACGTGCTCATGGATGCTCGACCGCGTACCGTCCGCTGACATCCTCGCTTGTCGCCGTGGACAGGGTATGGGGAGTTGGGCGGGCTCCAGCCGCACGTGCTCACCATTGCCGCCGGAGAGGTATGCTGCTTGACTCTCTGTTCATGTACAATTAGAACtgaaactactccctctgttcacaaATACGAGtataagatgttctaacttttTTCTGAATCCGATGTATGTAGACACGTTTCAGTGTGTTGGTTCACTCATTTCAgtctgtatgtagtccatattgaaatacCCATACATCTTATACCGGAGCTGTTCATTGCTCTAGTTGCAGCCTAGTTGGACTTTTATTGTCACAATTGTTTGCACCATAGGACCTCGGTTGCAATCTGTAATCTTCAAAGAAAAGGGGCCTTTATAAGTTTATTATTGCTTTGACATAAAATTGGAAACGAGGCCAATGCTTACTGTTTATCCCATTGATgcaaatgaacctatgagctgaaCCAAACACTCATGACAAGTGGGATGGAATGAAGTCAGTACCCAATTTCAGCAgaagtgaatctatattttattttgacACGAGTTATACAGTCATATCTCTAGAAGGAAAGAGAAGATAAAGGTCAATAGAGCCAGAACACTGCACAGAAGAACATGTGTTTGCCTTAGCCCGTGGGTTTCCTTTTGCTGCGAAGGGTGGAACTGGACCCTCCCGTTTCTATAAACATGATTTGCATAGGTCTTAACATTTGGATGAACCTCATAACAGAGGGGCAATATTTCGCCCCTCAACATACTCCCTCGGATTGAATGTGGCAAGAAATTTCATCACCTGAAAATCCTTCTgcaggatatcatatcaagggtcaTGGCGGTCTCACAGCTAAATTCGAAGGCCATCTGCATTCTTTCAGCTCTTGGGTCTGTTAAGGAAGCAGTTCTAGTCCAGCCATCTGGTGTCACTCTAACTCACAAGGTTTGACCTTGGCTCCTCAAGATTTAACATATATTTTTCACAAttattcaacatcgcaaacatcaTTAGCATGAATTCTAAAGATGGAAATGTGAGTCAAGTGATTGTTTTGAACAAGTAAATGTCAGTGTCAAATTACATGAAGAAGGCCTGTGGGGAACATTACAGTTTTTGTCTGAGTTATTTGTGATTACAGAGGTCCATGTTTCCGAGTGAGCACAGTTTTCTTATGAGTTCTATTCATCCATTGAAAATTGGTTTTCATAACTCTTAATTCAACTTCTGCAGGGTCCTTTAGAAATCATCCGGCTGTCTGGATCCATTTTGACATCTAATGACCATCGATCTCTGCGTATTACCCTTGCTTCCGTCAATAGTCTTGTGATCAGTGGCATTATAGCTGGACCTCTCATAGCTGAAACTCCTGTCCAGGTATGTAAAGATGTTAGGACGTGTAAAACTTTTCATTTCATTTATGTAAACAGTTATTTGGTGTTCAATCCCGCTTCAGACGCTTAAGCGTCGCTTAAGCGACAAGGCGCCCTGGCAGCGCCTTAGATATTTGCCCGCTTTAGGCGCTTAGGCGTCGCTTAAGCATTAGAGCGGGTGGTGCTCGCTTTGGGTCGCTTTACCGCTTTATAAACAATGTTCGTCGTAGAAGAAATATGTTAATGAGCAAGTGTTATCtcctactccctccgatccataatAAGTGTTGTAATTtttgttcaaatttgaactaaaaccacaCCACTTATTATGGATCTGAGGGAGTACAAAATAGCTTGCTTCTTTCTAGAATATAAGAAACTGCATTCTTCAATTTCAGCCCTTTTGATATATGCCTACATGAAACAGACAAAGTGATAATAGCAGACCATAATTTATTTAATATGCTTCTTTCaggcaattcttggaagctttcaCAACAGTGCGTTCTCTCCAAACAACGCACCTAGGGCAACCATGGCGTGTTATCCAAACAAGCAAGGTGCCACCGGAAATGGCAACACTCTACCCAGTGATCGTTCCAATCCACAATTTGCATCTCGTACTTTGGTGGGACAGAATGAATCAAGTGACATTGATGTCAAGCCCTTTGTCGGATTGGTTAATCCAAATCCAGAATATGCATCTCGTACTTCCATGGAACAGCGTGAATCATATATGGTTGGTGTCCAGCCCTCAAACCAAAATAGTTTGCTTctttctactccctctgttcctaaatataggtctttttagagattccactacggactacatacggagcaaaatgagtgaatctacactctaaagtatgtctatatacatccgtatgtagtccgtactgatatctctaaaaagacttatatttagaaagtgAGGGAGTAGAATATAAGGAGCCGCATTCTTCTATTTCTGTCAGTTGTTATATGCCTACATGAAACAGACAAGTGATGACAGCAAACCATGATTCAGTTACTAAGTTAAAATATGCTTCTTTCAGGCAATTCTTCGAAGCTTTCACAACAGTGGATTCTCTCCGAACAACACATCTAGGGCAGCCATTGCGTGTTATCCTAATATGCAAGGTGCCACCGGAAATGGTAACACTCTACCCAGTGACTTTTTCTACCCACAATATGCATCTCGTACTTCCGTGGAACAGCATGGATCAAGTGAGGTTGATGTCAAGCCCTTTGTTGGATTGCTGAGTCCAAATCCAGAATATGCATCTTGTACTCGCGTAGAACGGTACGAATCAAGCGAGGTTGATGTCAAGCCCTTTGTCGGACTGGTTAACCCAAACCCAGAATATACACCTCATACTTCCATGTTGCAGAACGAATCAGGCGAGATTGATGTCAAGCCCTTTATTGGAGTTGTTAGTCCAAATCCAGGACATGCGTCTCTTACCTCAGCGGAACAGAATGAATCAAGTGAGATCGATGTTGAGCCATCTCTTGGAGTGTCTTAACAACATCGCGCCactgtatttgattgaactcgatCATGTGATACATTTACCCTCTCAAGATGGTACAAAAGCTCATGTGTTAGGTAGTTGTGCTTTTCGTGACCACCGTGTAACTGAGTTTAGTCAtagtctttttttcttttcttctgttgATAGAGTGAACATTGTATGTACTCttggttttttttttctgttgatAACTATGTTGGTCAGCTTCATATACTGAGTACCAGTCGGCACCAGTGTCTTCCGGTGATCGGATTTGTTGGTATGCCTCGGGCGCAAGTAGGCACGCGATCTTGAGCTGAACCAGTCCCTTGCATTGCATGATCTGGAAGGCAGTTTGTGGGGGCCTGAGAGTGTGCTGCCACTGCCATAGGAGGGCAAGAACGGCCTGAAGATTCAAGGTCTGCCGGAGCTCGAACTTGATGCCATGATCGATCTGCCGGGCGGACTTTGCGCCATTCTCATCAAGCGAAGATCGATCTCCGCATGTAAAATGATGCCTTTGAATCTTGGCGATGTAACAGAGTCGTTCATTGTGTTTTGCTTTGTACCACCGACCAATGTACTGGACGGAGATGCAACTGTGAGTTGGAACATCATGTTGGTCTCAGGATAAATGTCAGTCTATAAACTCCAGTCCACCAGAGCCTGATAATATCATCTGCATATAATGAGCCTGATAACACAGGCATGAGTAAGGAGTGTAGTAcagatgaagaaactccattgctACATCTCCAAGCTATCTCaaacttttcttcttctttagttCAGGTGAATGGATCTAGAGTGGGTGGATGCAGAGGTGGTAATGCATAGGAGGAATCTTGATGGCCTCTATACGTCTGTGTGCATGATCCTCCAAGGAAGTGGTAAAAACCACTCCCCCCGTTCGTAAACATAAAACTTGAG includes:
- the LOC123449965 gene encoding AT-hook motif nuclear-localized protein 8-like produces the protein MEAPTGLHRLRGPSPIVWAMRTRVAPPPRLAEPISRPVYPPLPPPQAPLPERRRRGRPRKVACLPPPPGLGPPPGFAPSPAARPAPAATANGYGELGGLQPHVLTIAAGEDIISRVMAVSQLNSKAICILSALGSVKEAVLVQPSGVTLTHKGPLEIIRLSGSILTSNDHRSLRITLASVNSLVISGIIAGPLIAETPVQAILGSFHNSAFSPNNAPRATMACYPNKQGATGNGNTLPSDRSNPQFASRTLVGQNESSDIDVKPFVGLVNPNPEYASRTSMEQRESYMAILRSFHNSGFSPNNTSRAAIACYPNMQGATGNGNTLPSDFFYPQYASRTSVEQHGSSEVDVKPFVGLLSPNPEYASCTRVERYESSEVDVKPFVGLVNPNPEYTPHTSMLQNESGEIDVKPFIGVVSPNPGHASLTSAEQNESSEIDVEPSLGVS